Proteins co-encoded in one Mycobacterium mantenii genomic window:
- a CDS encoding class I SAM-dependent methyltransferase — translation MTRSRHDRSLSFGSAAAAYERGRPSYPPEAIDWLLPVGARHVLDLGAGTGKLTTRLVERGLDVVAVDPIPDMLEVLRTSLPETRALLGTAEEIPLEDNSVDVVLVAQAWHWVDSERAIPEVARVLRPGGRLGLVWNTRDERLGWVRELGRIIGSDGDGGRTQVTLPEPFADLAHHRVEWTSYLTPQALIDLVASRSYCITSPTEVRTQTLDQVRELLATHPALANSTGLALPYVTMCTRATLAG, via the coding sequence CCTCCTATCCCCCGGAAGCGATCGACTGGCTGCTGCCCGTCGGGGCGCGCCACGTGCTCGACCTCGGCGCCGGCACCGGGAAGCTGACGACCCGGCTGGTGGAACGCGGACTGGACGTGGTTGCCGTCGACCCGATACCGGACATGCTGGAGGTGTTGCGTACCTCGCTGCCGGAGACCCGGGCGCTGCTGGGCACCGCGGAAGAGATTCCGTTGGAGGACAACAGCGTTGACGTGGTGCTGGTGGCGCAGGCCTGGCATTGGGTGGATTCGGAGCGTGCGATTCCGGAGGTGGCCCGGGTGCTGCGGCCCGGCGGTCGGCTGGGTTTGGTGTGGAACACCCGCGACGAACGGCTCGGCTGGGTGCGCGAACTGGGCCGGATCATCGGCAGCGACGGCGACGGCGGCCGCACCCAGGTGACGCTGCCCGAGCCGTTCGCCGATCTGGCGCATCATCGGGTCGAGTGGACGAGTTACCTGACGCCGCAGGCGTTGATCGACCTTGTCGCATCCCGCAGCTACTGCATCACCTCGCCGACCGAGGTCCGCACCCAGACGCTTGACCAGGTGCGCGAATTGCTGGCCACCCATCCGGCGCTGGCGAATTCGACGGGCCTGGCGCTGCCCTATGTCACCATGTGCACCCGGGCGACGCTGGCCGGTTAG
- a CDS encoding FHA domain-containing protein, translating into MSAPAPPALTVHHEGSERTFAAGHDVVVGRDLRADMRITHPLISRAHLLLRFDQGKWLAIDNGSLNGTFVNGRRVPVVEIHDGQALNIGNPDGPLLTFDVGRHQGLAGRPPRTESMGIPVAAPPQAAAWSAQPAPLAPPPPPPGRTPNWAAPPRRPQPAPVPRQGPPGQTMYGGGAGRPPAFPPGAPPPPHRAPPPAQMPAVGSESPHTRMAPTSAKPPEVANLATKMFQALLPSRSGSIQKPAGSQTIGRATDNDIVIQDVLASRHHAFLLQTPLGTEIRDAHSVNGTFVNGVRVGSAVLTDGDVVTIGNVDLVFTGDSLMRRTEAASRTGGLEVNSVCYSVDHGKQLLDHISLTARPGTLTAIIGGSGAGKTTLSRLIVGYTSPTSGNVTFEGHNIHTEYASMRSRIGMVPQDDVVHRQLTVNQALNYAAELRLPPDTSKEERARIVAQVLEELDMTQHADTRVDKLSGGQRKRASVALELLTQPSLLLLDEPTSGLDPALDRQVMLMLRQLADAGRVVLVVTHSVSYLDVCDQILLVAPGGKTAFCGPPDQVESAMGTRNWADIFAKVGADPDEANRRFKERNQRSAQPPTPESPADLGEPPQTDLFRQLSTIARRQVRLVVSDRGYTIFLAILPFLIGALSLTVKGPHPGLGPADPLGPAPTQPQYIMVLLNIGAVFMGTALTIRDLIGERAIFRREQAVGLSTTAYLLAKIAVFCVFATGQAAIATVIVRLGKGAPTAHPQFFGNSTFSLFVTVAGTCVASAMLGLLLSALAQSNEQIMPLLVVSIMSQLVFSSGMIPVYQRIGLEQMAWLTPARWGYAAGASSIDFPSLVKVKQIPTNDPIWQHSKHIFVFDMLMLAALSIGYTGFVRWHIRLKR; encoded by the coding sequence ATGTCAGCACCAGCCCCGCCAGCGCTAACCGTCCATCACGAAGGATCGGAACGTACCTTCGCAGCGGGCCACGACGTCGTCGTCGGGCGCGATCTGCGAGCGGACATGCGCATCACCCACCCGCTGATCTCGCGCGCCCACCTGCTGCTGCGTTTCGATCAGGGCAAGTGGCTGGCGATCGACAACGGTTCGCTCAACGGAACCTTCGTCAACGGCCGGCGCGTGCCGGTGGTCGAGATCCACGACGGGCAGGCCCTCAACATCGGAAACCCGGACGGACCGCTGCTGACGTTCGACGTCGGTCGCCACCAGGGTCTGGCCGGGCGTCCGCCCCGAACCGAATCGATGGGCATCCCGGTGGCGGCTCCGCCGCAGGCCGCGGCGTGGTCGGCGCAGCCCGCCCCGCTCGCTCCGCCCCCTCCCCCGCCCGGCCGCACGCCGAACTGGGCGGCCCCACCCCGGCGACCGCAGCCCGCGCCCGTGCCGCGGCAAGGCCCGCCGGGACAAACCATGTACGGGGGCGGTGCTGGGCGCCCACCCGCCTTCCCGCCCGGCGCGCCACCCCCGCCGCACCGCGCCCCGCCCCCCGCGCAGATGCCGGCCGTGGGCTCGGAGAGCCCGCACACCCGGATGGCCCCCACCTCCGCCAAGCCTCCCGAGGTGGCGAACCTGGCGACCAAGATGTTCCAGGCGTTGTTGCCGTCGCGCTCCGGTTCGATTCAGAAGCCGGCCGGGTCGCAAACCATCGGCCGGGCGACCGACAACGACATCGTGATCCAGGACGTCCTGGCCTCGCGCCATCACGCCTTCCTGCTCCAGACGCCGCTGGGCACCGAGATCCGCGACGCGCACAGCGTGAACGGAACCTTCGTCAACGGCGTCCGGGTCGGCTCGGCGGTGCTGACCGACGGCGACGTGGTCACCATCGGCAACGTCGACCTGGTGTTCACCGGCGACAGCCTGATGCGGCGGACCGAGGCGGCGTCGCGGACCGGCGGGCTGGAGGTCAACTCCGTCTGCTACAGCGTCGACCACGGCAAACAGCTGCTCGACCACATCTCGCTGACCGCTCGGCCCGGGACGCTGACCGCGATCATCGGTGGCTCGGGTGCCGGCAAGACCACGCTGTCGCGCCTGATCGTCGGCTACACCAGCCCGACTTCGGGCAATGTGACCTTCGAGGGCCACAACATCCACACCGAGTACGCGTCCATGCGAAGCAGGATCGGGATGGTCCCGCAGGACGACGTGGTGCACCGCCAGTTGACGGTCAACCAGGCACTGAACTACGCCGCCGAGCTGCGCTTGCCGCCCGACACCAGCAAAGAGGAGCGGGCCCGCATCGTCGCGCAGGTGCTCGAGGAACTCGACATGACCCAGCACGCCGACACCCGGGTGGACAAGCTCTCGGGCGGCCAGCGCAAGCGCGCCTCAGTCGCCCTGGAGCTGCTCACCCAGCCGTCGCTGCTGCTGCTGGACGAGCCGACGTCGGGTCTGGACCCGGCGCTGGACCGCCAGGTAATGCTGATGCTGCGCCAGCTGGCCGACGCGGGCCGCGTGGTGCTGGTGGTGACCCACTCGGTGTCCTACCTGGACGTGTGCGATCAGATCCTGCTGGTCGCACCCGGCGGCAAGACCGCGTTCTGCGGGCCGCCCGACCAGGTCGAGTCCGCCATGGGTACCCGCAACTGGGCCGACATCTTCGCCAAGGTGGGCGCCGACCCGGACGAGGCCAACCGCCGCTTCAAGGAGCGCAATCAGCGGTCGGCGCAGCCACCGACCCCGGAGAGCCCGGCGGATCTGGGCGAACCACCCCAGACCGACTTGTTCCGGCAGCTGTCCACGATCGCGCGCCGCCAGGTTCGCCTCGTGGTATCCGACCGCGGTTACACGATCTTCCTGGCGATCCTGCCGTTCCTCATCGGTGCGCTGTCGCTGACGGTGAAGGGCCCCCACCCCGGCCTCGGCCCGGCCGACCCGCTGGGTCCCGCCCCCACGCAGCCGCAGTACATCATGGTGCTGCTCAACATCGGTGCCGTCTTCATGGGCACCGCGCTGACCATTCGCGACCTGATCGGCGAGCGCGCCATCTTCCGGCGAGAACAGGCGGTCGGCCTGTCCACCACCGCCTATCTGCTGGCCAAGATCGCGGTGTTCTGCGTCTTCGCGACGGGCCAGGCGGCGATCGCCACCGTCATCGTGCGGCTGGGTAAGGGCGCGCCGACGGCGCATCCCCAGTTCTTCGGCAACTCGACCTTCTCGCTGTTCGTCACCGTCGCGGGCACCTGTGTGGCGTCGGCCATGCTCGGGCTGCTGCTGTCGGCCCTGGCGCAGTCCAACGAACAGATCATGCCGCTGCTGGTGGTGTCGATCATGTCGCAGCTGGTGTTCTCCAGCGGCATGATCCCGGTGTATCAGCGCATCGGTCTCGAACAGATGGCGTGGCTGACGCCCGCCCGGTGGGGCTACGCCGCGGGCGCGTCCTCGATCGACTTCCCGTCGCTGGTCAAGGTCAAGCAGATCCCGACCAACGACCCGATCTGGCAGCACTCGAAACACATCTTCGTCTTCGACATGTTGATGCTGGCGGCGTTGTCGATCGGCTACACCGGGTTCGTGCGCTGGCATATCCGGCTGAAACGCTGA
- a CDS encoding VOC family protein — translation MEQRLSLITLGVADLDRTHDFYECLGWRGQRVQETVFFQAGGLAVSLWVREKLSADLGITDQGDDGFGGVALAHNMRTRAEVDQILATAEDAGATITRTATETFYGGYAGAFRDLDGHAWEVAHNPGFPLAEDGAITVPDFSDV, via the coding sequence ATGGAGCAACGACTAAGTTTGATTACCCTGGGCGTTGCCGATCTGGATCGCACCCACGATTTCTATGAATGCCTCGGCTGGCGCGGTCAACGGGTGCAGGAAACGGTCTTCTTCCAGGCTGGCGGTCTCGCGGTCAGTCTGTGGGTACGCGAGAAGCTTTCGGCCGATCTCGGCATCACCGACCAAGGTGATGACGGCTTCGGCGGCGTCGCGTTGGCTCACAACATGCGCACGCGCGCCGAAGTAGACCAGATCCTCGCCACGGCAGAGGATGCCGGAGCGACCATTACCCGCACTGCCACCGAGACGTTCTATGGCGGGTATGCGGGCGCATTCCGCGATCTCGATGGTCACGCGTGGGAGGTGGCCCACAACCCAGGGTTCCCGCTAGCCGAAGACGGCGCGATCACCGTGCCCGACTTCTCGGATGTCTAA
- a CDS encoding DUF732 domain-containing protein, protein MKAVARTHQWIWIFRHQPFTIRLLAAAAGLLTVASAFAAPAGADGNGDEFIDALNHAGIDFGEPGNAMAVGESVCPMLSQPGGNFAAVASTVSGRGMSPTMARMFTTIAIQTYCPEEMANIASGNLSGAMPQVPGMAGQMPGMTGQIPGVPGQIPGVPGQLPAMTGQVPGMAGQLPAMGGQVPALPRV, encoded by the coding sequence GTGAAGGCAGTTGCACGAACTCATCAATGGATCTGGATCTTTCGTCATCAACCCTTCACCATTCGCCTGCTGGCCGCGGCCGCCGGCCTGCTGACCGTGGCCTCGGCGTTCGCGGCGCCGGCCGGAGCGGACGGAAACGGCGACGAATTCATCGACGCGCTCAACCACGCCGGAATCGACTTCGGCGAGCCCGGCAACGCGATGGCCGTCGGTGAGTCGGTGTGCCCGATGCTGTCGCAACCCGGCGGCAACTTCGCCGCGGTCGCGTCCACGGTCTCCGGCCGGGGCATGTCACCCACGATGGCCCGCATGTTCACCACGATCGCGATTCAGACGTACTGCCCCGAGGAGATGGCAAACATCGCCAGCGGCAACCTGTCCGGCGCCATGCCGCAGGTTCCGGGAATGGCCGGGCAGATGCCGGGCATGACGGGACAAATCCCGGGCGTGCCGGGCCAAATCCCCGGCGTGCCGGGCCAACTGCCCGCGATGACCGGCCAGGTCCCCGGCATGGCCGGGCAACTCCCCGCGATGGGGGGCCAGGTGCCTGCCCTGCCGAGGGTCTGA
- a CDS encoding bifunctional methylenetetrahydrofolate dehydrogenase/methenyltetrahydrofolate cyclohydrolase: MGAITLDGKATRDEIFVDLKQRVTALTASGRTPGLGTILVGDDPGSQAYVRGKHADCARVGITSIRRDLPADISTAALNETIDELNANPDCTGYIVQLPLPKQLDENAALERVDPNKDADGLHPTNLGRLVLNNPAPLPCTPRGIVHLLRRYDIEIAGAHVVVIGRGVTVGRPLGLLLTRRSENATVTLCHTGTRDLPALTRQADIIVAAVGVPHMLTADMVRPGAAVLDVGVSRVDGKLAGDVHPDVWDVAGHVSPNPGGVGPLTRAFLLTNVVELAERK, translated from the coding sequence GTGGGAGCAATCACGCTGGACGGCAAGGCCACCCGCGACGAGATCTTCGTCGACCTCAAACAGCGGGTTACCGCGTTGACCGCGTCGGGCCGCACTCCCGGCTTGGGTACCATCCTGGTCGGCGATGACCCCGGCTCCCAGGCGTACGTGCGGGGCAAGCACGCCGACTGCGCCAGGGTCGGCATCACCTCGATCCGTCGCGACCTGCCCGCCGACATCAGCACCGCCGCGCTCAACGAGACCATCGACGAACTCAACGCCAACCCGGACTGCACCGGTTACATCGTGCAGTTGCCGCTGCCCAAGCAGCTGGACGAGAACGCGGCGCTGGAGCGGGTCGACCCGAACAAGGACGCCGATGGCCTGCACCCGACCAACCTGGGCCGGCTGGTGCTCAATAACCCGGCCCCGCTGCCCTGCACGCCGCGCGGCATCGTGCACCTGTTGCGCCGCTACGACATCGAGATCGCCGGGGCGCACGTGGTCGTCATCGGCCGCGGCGTCACGGTCGGCCGCCCGCTGGGGCTGCTGCTGACCCGCCGCTCCGAGAACGCCACGGTGACGTTGTGCCACACCGGGACTCGCGACCTGCCGGCGCTGACCAGGCAGGCCGACATCATCGTCGCGGCCGTCGGGGTGCCGCACATGCTCACCGCCGACATGGTGCGGCCCGGCGCCGCGGTGCTCGACGTCGGCGTCAGCCGGGTGGATGGCAAGCTCGCCGGCGACGTGCACCCCGACGTATGGGACGTGGCCGGTCACGTGTCGCCCAACCCTGGCGGCGTCGGACCGCTGACCCGAGCCTTCCTGCTGACCAACGTCGTCGAGCTGGCCGAGCGGAAATGA
- a CDS encoding HNH endonuclease signature motif containing protein, with the protein MSPTGAQEVDAVFDALDADLDRACALTFDALTSRQQLAVLERCEKVRRRIPAIEHPVINSLARQAPSEELGGTLAHALTESTLISRGEASRRIKEARDLGPRHGLTGEPVAPVLAATAAAQRDGTLGAGQVAVIRTFYHQLPGWIDAATREQAEAKLAWEGTRYRPEQLGKLADILADCLNPDGTFTDEDRARQRGLTLGNQQPDGMSALRGWLTPEARATLEAVLAKLAAPGMCNPLDETPCVDGAPSQEAIEHDPRSASQRNHDGLLAALRGILASGNLGQHNGLPASIVVTTTLQELEAAAGRGLTGGGTILPMRDVIRLARHAHHYLAVFDKGTALALYHTKRLASPGQRIMLYAKDRGCSAPGCTVPGYYCEVHHVTDWSKCHTTDTDQLTFACGPHHRLLKPRGWATRKNTKGDTEWIPPPHLDRGQPRTNTFHHPEKLLREDDDDKW; encoded by the coding sequence GTGAGTCCAACTGGTGCCCAGGAAGTCGACGCGGTGTTCGACGCGCTCGATGCCGACTTGGACCGTGCCTGCGCGTTGACATTCGATGCGTTGACCTCGCGGCAACAATTGGCGGTCTTGGAGCGCTGCGAGAAGGTGCGCCGGCGCATCCCGGCCATCGAACACCCGGTGATCAATTCCCTTGCCCGCCAGGCCCCGTCCGAGGAACTCGGCGGCACGCTGGCTCATGCGCTCACCGAATCGACGCTGATCAGCCGCGGCGAAGCCTCCCGGCGCATCAAGGAAGCGCGGGATCTGGGCCCGCGGCACGGCCTGACCGGTGAACCCGTCGCACCGGTGCTGGCCGCCACCGCGGCCGCCCAACGCGACGGCACACTAGGGGCCGGCCAAGTCGCGGTGATCCGCACGTTCTACCACCAACTGCCCGGCTGGATAGATGCGGCCACCCGCGAGCAGGCCGAGGCCAAGCTCGCCTGGGAAGGAACCCGGTATCGGCCCGAGCAACTCGGCAAGCTGGCCGACATCCTGGCCGATTGTCTCAACCCCGACGGCACCTTCACCGACGAGGACCGGGCCCGGCAGCGCGGCCTGACGCTGGGCAACCAGCAACCCGACGGCATGTCGGCGCTGCGCGGCTGGCTCACCCCCGAGGCGCGCGCCACCCTCGAGGCGGTGCTGGCCAAACTCGCCGCCCCCGGCATGTGCAACCCCCTCGACGAGACCCCGTGCGTGGACGGGGCACCCAGCCAAGAAGCCATCGAGCACGACCCGCGCTCGGCCAGCCAACGCAACCACGACGGCCTGCTGGCCGCCCTGCGCGGCATCTTGGCCTCCGGCAACCTGGGCCAACACAACGGCCTACCCGCATCCATCGTCGTCACCACCACCCTGCAAGAGCTCGAAGCCGCCGCCGGACGCGGCCTGACCGGCGGCGGCACCATCTTGCCGATGAGGGACGTCATCCGCCTGGCCCGCCACGCCCACCACTATCTCGCCGTCTTCGACAAAGGCACGGCGCTGGCGCTGTATCACACCAAACGCCTGGCCTCACCCGGCCAGCGAATCATGTTGTACGCCAAGGACCGCGGCTGCTCGGCACCCGGATGCACCGTGCCCGGCTACTACTGCGAAGTCCACCACGTCACCGACTGGTCAAAATGCCACACCACCGACACCGACCAACTCACCTTCGCCTGCGGCCCCCACCACCGCCTACTCAAACCCCGCGGCTGGGCGACCCGCAAGAACACCAAAGGCGACACCGAATGGATCCCACCACCACACCTCGACCGGGGTCAACCCCGCACCAACACCTTCCACCACCCCGAAAAGCTGCTACGTGAGGACGACGACGATAAGTGGTAG
- a CDS encoding NADH:flavin oxidoreductase, with protein MSTPPDVFSPAKLGPITLRNRTIKSATFEARTPEALVTDDLIEYHRLPAAGGVGMTTVAYCAVSPGGRTEGNGIWMRPEAVPGFRRLTDAIHAEGAAVSAQIGHAGPVANAKSNKAKALAPVRFFNPIGMRFAKKATREDIDEVIAGHANAARLAIEAGFDAVEIHLGHNYLASSFLSPLINRRDDEFGGSLQNRAKVARGVVMAVRRAVEKEGTPIAVTAKLNMADGVRGGINTEESLTTAKWLEEDGGLDAIELTAGSSLVNPMYLFRGDAPLKEFAGAFKPPLSWGMRMTGKKFLREYPYREAYLLRDAKLFRNELKMPLILLGGITNRETMDLAMAEGFDFVAMARALLAEPDLINRIAADGARHQVHSACTHCNRCMPTIYTRTHCVVTGAPDAQS; from the coding sequence ATGTCAACCCCTCCGGACGTGTTCAGCCCCGCGAAGCTCGGTCCGATAACGCTGCGCAACCGCACCATCAAGTCCGCCACCTTCGAGGCGCGCACCCCCGAGGCGCTGGTGACCGACGACCTCATCGAATACCACCGGCTGCCGGCCGCCGGTGGGGTCGGCATGACGACCGTCGCCTACTGCGCCGTCTCCCCCGGCGGCCGCACCGAGGGCAACGGAATCTGGATGCGACCGGAGGCCGTGCCCGGGTTCCGCCGGCTCACCGACGCGATCCATGCCGAGGGCGCGGCGGTCAGCGCGCAGATCGGCCACGCCGGCCCGGTGGCAAACGCCAAGTCCAACAAGGCGAAGGCCCTGGCGCCGGTCCGGTTCTTCAATCCGATCGGCATGCGGTTCGCCAAGAAGGCGACACGCGAGGACATCGACGAGGTGATCGCCGGGCACGCCAACGCCGCGCGGCTGGCCATCGAAGCCGGCTTCGACGCCGTCGAAATCCATCTGGGGCACAACTATTTGGCGAGCTCGTTTCTGTCCCCACTGATCAACCGCCGCGACGACGAGTTCGGTGGATCGCTGCAGAACCGGGCCAAGGTCGCCCGCGGCGTGGTGATGGCCGTTCGCCGCGCGGTGGAAAAGGAAGGCACGCCCATCGCGGTGACCGCCAAGCTGAACATGGCCGACGGCGTCCGCGGCGGCATCAACACCGAGGAGTCGCTGACCACCGCCAAGTGGCTGGAGGAAGACGGCGGGCTGGACGCGATCGAACTCACCGCGGGCAGCTCGCTGGTCAACCCGATGTACCTGTTCCGCGGCGACGCCCCGCTCAAGGAGTTCGCCGGGGCGTTCAAGCCGCCGCTGAGCTGGGGCATGCGCATGACGGGCAAGAAGTTCCTGCGCGAGTACCCCTACCGCGAGGCCTATCTATTGCGCGACGCCAAGCTGTTCCGCAACGAGCTGAAGATGCCGTTGATTCTGCTCGGCGGCATCACCAACCGGGAGACGATGGACCTGGCGATGGCGGAGGGATTCGACTTCGTCGCGATGGCCCGGGCGCTGCTGGCCGAGCCGGACCTGATCAACCGAATCGCCGCTGATGGCGCCCGGCACCAGGTGCATTCGGCGTGCACGCACTGCAATCGGTGCATGCCCACGATCTACACCCGAACACACTGCGTGGTCACGGGCGCGCCCGACGCTCAGAGCTAA
- a CDS encoding FAD-dependent oxidoreductase, with protein sequence MTSRPLNHEISRQTFLRGAVGMLATGAVFGTAPAVADPGAGWGSLASSIGGSVLLPANGAQFASAKQVFNSFYNNSNPAAVVRVSSQADVQKAVAFAKANNLKIAPRGGGHSYVGASGANGTMVLDLRGLPGGANFDGNNVTVTPATNVYAVHQALAGAGRAVPTGTCPTVGMAGLALGGGVGADTRRAGLTCDALQSATVVLPSGDVVTASANDNPDLFWALRGGGGGNFGVTTSMTFATFATADSDLVRLDFPPSSAVQVLTGWQSWLAGADRNTWGMVDLSVGSAQANCHVLATSPAGTGSGVVDALKSAVGLAPSAVTNKKLSHLELVTYLAGGSGTSPARGFVAGCDVIGPMTSDAAHAIATAAGQWPASGAGQASVLIDPLGGAVADVAPGDTAFPWRTQSAVVQWYVEPAASQVGAATTWLGTAHQAVQQFSVGGYVNYLEANAAPARYYGPNLPRLTTVRQKYDPNRMMFSGLDF encoded by the coding sequence ATGACCAGCCGCCCACTCAACCACGAGATCTCGCGTCAAACGTTTCTTCGCGGCGCCGTCGGAATGTTGGCTACGGGAGCGGTGTTCGGGACCGCACCGGCGGTCGCGGACCCCGGCGCCGGTTGGGGCAGCCTGGCCTCGTCGATCGGCGGAAGTGTGTTGCTGCCGGCCAACGGCGCCCAATTCGCGAGCGCCAAACAGGTTTTCAACTCCTTCTACAACAATTCCAATCCCGCGGCGGTAGTCCGGGTTTCGTCGCAGGCCGACGTGCAGAAGGCGGTCGCGTTCGCAAAAGCCAACAACCTCAAGATCGCCCCGCGCGGCGGTGGGCATTCGTATGTCGGAGCGTCCGGCGCCAACGGCACCATGGTGCTCGACCTGCGCGGGCTTCCCGGCGGGGCGAACTTCGACGGCAACAACGTCACGGTGACCCCGGCGACGAATGTGTATGCGGTACACCAGGCCTTGGCCGGTGCGGGCCGCGCCGTTCCCACCGGCACCTGCCCCACCGTCGGCATGGCGGGGCTTGCGCTGGGCGGCGGGGTGGGGGCCGACACTCGGCGTGCCGGGCTCACCTGCGACGCGCTGCAGTCCGCGACGGTGGTGTTGCCCAGCGGCGACGTGGTCACCGCGTCGGCCAACGACAACCCGGATCTGTTCTGGGCGTTGCGCGGTGGCGGCGGTGGCAATTTCGGGGTGACGACCTCGATGACGTTCGCGACCTTCGCCACCGCCGACAGCGATCTGGTCCGGCTGGACTTTCCGCCGTCGTCGGCGGTGCAGGTGCTCACCGGCTGGCAGTCCTGGCTGGCGGGCGCCGACCGGAACACGTGGGGCATGGTCGACCTGTCGGTCGGTTCGGCGCAGGCGAATTGCCATGTGCTGGCGACATCCCCTGCCGGCACCGGCTCCGGTGTGGTCGACGCCCTCAAATCGGCGGTAGGGCTGGCGCCCAGCGCCGTGACCAACAAGAAGCTCAGCCACCTGGAGCTGGTCACCTATCTGGCCGGCGGCAGCGGGACCAGTCCGGCGCGCGGTTTCGTGGCCGGCTGCGATGTGATCGGACCGATGACTTCCGATGCGGCGCACGCCATTGCGACCGCGGCCGGGCAGTGGCCCGCCTCCGGGGCGGGTCAGGCTTCGGTGCTGATCGATCCGCTGGGTGGCGCGGTGGCCGACGTGGCCCCGGGTGACACCGCGTTTCCGTGGCGCACGCAGTCCGCCGTGGTGCAGTGGTACGTCGAACCGGCCGCCAGCCAGGTGGGTGCGGCGACCACTTGGCTGGGCACCGCGCACCAGGCGGTGCAACAGTTCTCGGTCGGCGGCTACGTCAACTACCTGGAGGCCAACGCGGCGCCGGCGCGCTACTACGGCCCGAACCTGCCGCGGCTGACCACCGTACGGCAGAAGTACGACCCCAACCGGATGATGTTCTCGGGGCTGGATTTCTAA
- a CDS encoding DUF3017 domain-containing protein produces MTARIVLRAQWPILVVGLIFATALALVGANFWRRGSLLIGIGVGVAALLRLLLSEDRAGLLVVRGKGIDFVTTATVGAAMFYIAWTIDPLGTR; encoded by the coding sequence ATGACCGCACGCATCGTGCTGCGGGCCCAATGGCCAATTCTGGTGGTGGGCTTGATCTTTGCGACGGCGCTGGCGTTGGTCGGGGCCAACTTCTGGCGTCGCGGTTCGCTGTTGATCGGTATCGGTGTCGGCGTGGCGGCGCTGCTGCGCTTGCTGTTGTCCGAGGACCGGGCTGGCCTTTTGGTGGTGCGCGGCAAGGGAATCGACTTCGTGACCACCGCGACGGTCGGGGCGGCGATGTTCTACATCGCGTGGACCATCGACCCGCTGGGCACCCGCTAG